The Enterococcus rotai genome includes a window with the following:
- a CDS encoding ATP-binding cassette domain-containing protein, whose product MYAHYMQHSTTDCGIASLKTILKQLRIKIGNENELYQHYSIKKTQGLSLDEMKTILKKYGVNSSAYGVTDFEKLKKVEKLPMLLVVENDGVGHYIVVHEIKDNQSFIVSNPAERTLIEYDEAYLKSIFLGYALCIADSNSLVTNRSKMKFRMNKVESSLGKRLYKEVMQEISYSLKVKMIGLILLKYLLPIVTTFLIQGTLSLNRTDSAPMFVFVISVALLLILGFYKINIMEGKQKVTLENKIQEKILMKYYVQKVSDIKSGGNSDNVTGYFWNLFGSVSGLLEKFYFKLNLVYVLLLASIVFSITPLLFGVLVFWIGLFSYFLKRKIDIIRNNEKDVIGKSSAFSFSVENNIKSSFDINLFSKNKEAESFVQQKIQDYFESKNQMVTNDLKIASMFQVFSTLISISTFVVFGVNAALHTGSTTSLLNDSNGILIISIILSSVAPVLQSWLSYQKSAIAIDYIQSGEDYTEQAEKSEDVLDVPKITTIDVKNLNFSYDEKKTIFKQFDTRFEAGKLYTLIGDNGCGKSTLINLLSGVLDPDSGTMIVNESVEKSSFKNTNIREYISLYSPEFNLYGNTVGRNIRYKVFNEPLTTEEKSHYDDLLDLKLPNSYFIQSEGRNLSQGQKQKILLMRALYQDTSLYIFDEPTGNLDSASKKKFMNYIKKLANDEKKIVIVISHETDVLEYADEIINIKEKRRGDKNEK is encoded by the coding sequence ATGTATGCCCATTATATGCAACATTCAACGACAGATTGTGGAATCGCCTCGTTAAAAACGATATTAAAACAACTACGAATAAAAATTGGTAATGAGAATGAATTATATCAACATTATAGTATTAAAAAAACGCAAGGACTTTCTCTTGATGAAATGAAAACCATTTTAAAAAAGTACGGAGTGAACTCTAGTGCATATGGAGTGACAGATTTTGAGAAATTAAAAAAAGTTGAAAAGCTTCCTATGCTATTGGTCGTAGAGAATGATGGTGTGGGTCACTATATAGTTGTTCATGAGATAAAGGATAATCAGTCATTCATAGTCTCTAATCCTGCAGAAAGAACTCTAATAGAATACGATGAAGCCTATTTAAAATCGATATTTTTAGGCTATGCCCTATGTATTGCAGATTCTAATTCACTTGTTACAAATAGATCAAAAATGAAATTCAGAATGAATAAGGTGGAATCAAGTTTAGGTAAAAGACTTTACAAAGAAGTCATGCAAGAGATTTCTTATAGCTTAAAAGTAAAAATGATTGGATTGATCTTGTTAAAATACCTACTTCCGATAGTAACAACTTTTCTAATTCAAGGAACACTATCATTAAATAGAACAGATTCTGCTCCTATGTTTGTTTTTGTAATATCTGTAGCGTTATTGTTGATTTTAGGATTCTATAAAATCAATATTATGGAAGGAAAGCAAAAAGTTACACTTGAAAATAAGATTCAAGAAAAAATTTTAATGAAATATTATGTTCAAAAAGTTAGTGATATCAAATCTGGCGGTAATAGTGATAATGTCACTGGTTATTTTTGGAATTTGTTTGGTTCAGTTTCGGGTTTGCTGGAAAAATTTTATTTTAAGCTTAATTTAGTTTATGTGTTGCTATTGGCAAGTATTGTTTTCAGTATAACGCCTTTATTATTTGGTGTTTTAGTTTTCTGGATTGGTTTATTTTCTTATTTTTTAAAAAGGAAAATAGATATTATTAGAAATAATGAAAAAGATGTCATTGGAAAATCATCGGCGTTTTCATTCTCTGTTGAGAATAATATTAAAAGCTCATTTGATATCAATTTGTTTTCCAAGAATAAAGAAGCAGAAAGCTTTGTTCAACAGAAAATCCAAGATTATTTTGAAAGTAAAAATCAAATGGTCACGAATGATTTGAAAATAGCTTCAATGTTTCAAGTGTTTTCAACGCTTATCTCAATTTCAACATTTGTTGTGTTCGGTGTAAATGCAGCACTTCACACTGGAAGTACTACTAGTTTATTAAATGATTCAAATGGTATTTTGATTATTTCTATCATACTTAGTTCAGTTGCGCCAGTTCTGCAATCATGGTTGAGTTATCAAAAAAGTGCCATTGCGATTGATTATATTCAAAGTGGCGAAGATTATACTGAGCAAGCGGAAAAATCAGAGGATGTATTAGATGTTCCAAAAATCACCACTATTGATGTGAAGAATTTGAATTTTTCTTATGATGAGAAAAAAACGATATTCAAACAGTTTGATACGAGATTTGAAGCAGGAAAACTATACACTCTTATTGGAGATAATGGTTGCGGAAAATCAACACTCATTAATTTACTTTCAGGGGTGTTAGATCCAGATTCTGGAACAATGATTGTTAATGAATCAGTCGAAAAGAGCTCATTTAAAAATACCAATATTAGAGAATATATTAGTTTGTATTCGCCTGAATTCAATTTGTATGGCAATACCGTTGGTCGTAATATTCGCTATAAGGTGTTTAACGAGCCTTTGACAACAGAGGAGAAGTCTCACTATGATGACTTGCTGGATTTAAAGTTGCCAAATAGTTATTTCATTCAGAGTGAGGGGCGGAACTTATCTCAAGGTCAAAAACAAAAAATTCTATTAATGCGAGCTTTGTATCAAGATACAAGCCTTTATATTTTTGATGAACCAACTGGAAATTTAGATAGTGCGTCTAAGAAAAAATTTATGAATTATATCAAAAAACTAGCCAATGATGAAAAAAAGATCGTGATTGTAATAAGTCATGAGACAGATGTTTTAGAATATGCTGATGAAATTATCAATATAAAAGAAAAAAGACGGGGGGATAAGAATGAAAAATAA
- a CDS encoding thioredoxin family protein: MKNKTGILLLSIVVIVFFVILTATKSSASIKDNTISIQQIEDTITNKEDTFILVGNRNCTSCQMFLPILEKAAKKTDTEVYYLDTENTSNKKFITSNNVTVTPTILVIKAGELTRYEGALEYDTTKNILEGREVE, from the coding sequence ATGAAAAATAAAACAGGAATACTGTTATTGTCCATCGTTGTTATTGTATTTTTTGTGATTCTAACAGCAACTAAATCGAGTGCCAGTATAAAAGACAACACAATATCAATCCAGCAAATCGAAGATACCATTACAAACAAAGAAGACACATTCATTTTAGTAGGAAATCGAAATTGCACGTCATGTCAAATGTTTCTCCCAATTTTAGAAAAAGCAGCGAAAAAAACAGATACTGAAGTCTATTATCTGGATACTGAAAATACTAGTAATAAAAAGTTTATAACTAGTAATAACGTAACAGTGACACCAACGATACTAGTGATCAAAGCTGGTGAACTAACACGCTATGAAGGTGCTCTAGAGTATGACACAACAAAAAATATTCTTGAAGGTAGGGAAGTAGAATGA
- a CDS encoding thioredoxin family protein, whose amino-acid sequence MKLKRIAVILSVIGLFSLGGTAYALKVDNDKKDQQLVVEQSNYPEIYNTVDSITFDSFKEKLEKREDFYVYVGRPTCGDCNDFEPEFIKLVEEKNISQQIFYLNVAKVKENEEEWEKFKLDYNIKYTPTLAKYSKGILTNKIEWTPENGISLQKVAEWIDRYVEPAALVK is encoded by the coding sequence ATGAAGTTAAAGAGAATAGCAGTAATCTTGTCAGTAATTGGATTGTTTAGCTTGGGTGGAACGGCATATGCATTAAAAGTAGACAATGATAAGAAAGATCAGCAATTAGTTGTTGAACAGTCTAACTATCCAGAGATTTACAACACGGTAGATTCAATTACGTTTGATAGCTTTAAAGAAAAACTTGAAAAACGAGAAGATTTTTATGTTTATGTAGGTCGACCTACATGTGGAGACTGTAATGACTTTGAGCCGGAATTTATTAAATTGGTGGAAGAAAAAAACATTTCACAACAGATATTTTATTTAAATGTCGCAAAGGTTAAAGAGAATGAGGAAGAATGGGAAAAGTTCAAGTTGGATTACAACATTAAGTATACTCCAACACTAGCTAAATATAGTAAAGGTATTTTGACGAATAAAATAGAGTGGACACCCGAAAATGGAATATCCCTGCAGAAAGTCGCAGAGTGGATAGATAGATATGTTGAGCCAGCAGCGTTAGTCAAATAA